TTAGACCTCccattcaaatatttcgaTACACCGTTCCTTAAGATAAATCTGTTACTACAGCTGCATCGGTTTCATCAAAACAGATCAGCAAAGATTTTACACTAGTAACTAAGTAGTAATTGGGGCCTAAAGCTAAGTCAAATCATACCATCTAAAGTAGTAGTTTTCTCACGATTGCCTGAATTGGAAGATCTCATAATCAGgttgaagaaaattttccaattcgAAACTGGAAAACAATAGAGAAAAAATTCTAGTAATATTATACATATGAATATAGTatccaaatttaaaatcgTTCAAGTATTTCTCTACATTTTTGCCCCAAAATTATTGGCATTTTATTCTCTAGCATATACTAAAACTATGTAATGATaatttgtatatataattgttttaatggGATATTACGGattgtaaaattttatgTCTTTAAATATACTCCCGCCCGAAATTAATcctaataaaaaaataaggcTGGATGGATAATGAAACAATGAATTATACAAAACTctaaaataatcaattgacctgaaaatttattgttatttatgAATAAAGAATATGGTAGTTAATACTGAATACTATGATCTATTGGGAGTTGAACCAAATTCAACGGATATTGAAATCAAGAAAGCTTATAGAAAGAAATCTATTAAACTGCATCCTGAtaaaaatccaaataatcCTGATGCCACTAAGAAGTTTCAAGCTATTTCAGAAGCATACCAAGTTTTAAGTGACAAAAATTTAAGATCTAATTATGATAAATTCGGTAAGGATAAAGCAATTCCAAAGGGGGGATTTGAAGATGCTAATGAACAATTTACAGCTATGTTTGGTGGTGAAGCATTTAAAGATTATATTGGGGAACTTACATTATTAACTGATTTACAAAAAcaagaagaatttgaatcaaGTGCCAATGATGAGAAGAATAcagataataaagaaacaaCCAAAGAGCAATCTGCTAAAGTTTCCGAAGAGCAAACGGGTACTTCAGAGCCAAATAAGCAACATAATATGGAACcatctaatgaaaaaaaatttattaataatactactTCTGAAACATCTAACAATACTACGGATCCACAAATAGATGTTCAAAaggagaaaaaaaagactaaagttgaagaatttgaagatgagcaaaaattgaaaaagaaaaaaataattgaagaattatctaTAAAGCTGATTGAAAAGTTATCTATATTAACGGATCCATTAGAATCATCAGATACTAAGATTGATTTGAAATCACaattcattgaaaaatttggaaacGAAGcgaatttattgaaaatggaGTCTTTTGGCCTAAAAATACTGCATACCGTtggttatatatattgtcAACGTGCAAGGCTTTTCTTAGGCTCTCAAACCTATCATGGATATGGTGGTATTATGTACTCAATTAAATCCAAACTTGATGTTGTCATGGACACCCTATATACAGTGTCTGCAGCATTAGATGCTCAGAGTACCatgaaagaattagaagCTTATAAGCAATCAAATGAAAGTAATGAACCTGCTTTTGATGAGCATGGGAACGCATTACCTAAACCCACCGTTGATGAAATGGCAAAATTTGAACATACATTGATGGGTAAAGTAATAACAGCCGCCTGGTGTGGGtctaaatttgaaattgtttCAACATTAAAGAGTGTATGCGataaaattctttacaACAAAGAGGTTCCACTTGagaaaagaattgaaagaGCTAAAGCCTTAGAATTATTGGgtgatatttttcaaaaaagtTTTAGAACAAAGTCAGAGCAAGAGGAAGCTCAAATCTTTGAAGAGTTGGTGGCTGAAGTTTCAGCTAAGAAGCCAAAAACAGcatgataatttaaattggcATTATAGtttgatatatttgtatCTTCCTCTTAATTGGAAGTGTACGCGTTagttctattttttttaaggattttatattttgtacattatttaattgttttactAATACAAAGCAATTTATGAAAATTTGacaaatatattctaaatttgaattagaaaaattagtaaataataaacaaacaaaacATATATGTAGCATGTATTAAAATAGTTGCTAGATATTTATGGTCTTTATACATACAACAGTAGATATACTGTTTTAGGATGAAAGATAGTATAACGTGAATACACGTTGCTAATGAAAATCCCAATTAGATAATTCGTTGTCACTAATTTAAGAACATCATGTAGATTATACATGAGGTACTAAGCATGAAAGGCAAGTAACCTTTGTGATGTTAATTAggtgaaaaaattttcatttagaGACGACGATAAACTGACTTCTCTTgtccaaaaaataatgtataAATTGCCAATATTTCAGTGGACATCTAatcttatatattttatatttttcataattttaattcctACTCAGAAGGGTAGGAGGTTTCTATACTATAAAATACTTactaaaaaagaattattctcttAATTATGACTAACAgcaatactaatattaagGATTCAAATGTCGTACAATagttaagaaaaaaagtaaacTGTATTATCAAACAAAACAATCAGTATATAATGACTTTTCTCTAATTATGTTACTCTGCAAAAGGTTTAATAAAATGATGACCAGCGGTCAAaatgttcaaaatattgttgctCATAGTTTAAATCTTAGTTAAGTAatctgtttgaataattattatattattagtataagaaaaaaatctcCTAACTTCTTTCGAaagggaatatataatatatacaggaTATACAATGAACAGTTACAAACTTTTGGGATATTTTTgtggtaatttatacttcaaaaaaatggaCAGATTCACCATCAACGAATTGGTGGTCTCATATTAAGATGGAATCTATCACATCCTAATGCCTCCGTAATATTACTACCTGGGTGTTTTTACTAATAAGGCCGCGTATGTTTAATGCATgttggattatttattatattaagtttTTATTGTTGTATAAAGCCACAATTACGACTAAGTTCATGCTTTATTAGCTATTAACACAAAACTACAACTATGACACATAATGTCACCGCTCTGACACTCTTAGTTCTACAATAAAGTGCAGCTTCTTATATTTACACAAGATATCTTTTAagttataatttaatatggATAACTGGCTAATGTTATATTTCAGGGAACTCTTCATTTCATATATAAGTAGCCATCTGTGCTAGATCCCCTTGTAAAGTATATAGATATTTCTAAACACTAAAGCCAATTTATGATTCTGACCTTTGAAGTTCCAAAGTTAGCTAGAGTTAttgtatataataatttcctATCcttatattatcaaaattcatcaaattgGAAGTCTGATTTTACATAttgttaaaataaattttaacccaatattactttattttgccataattttttctttcaaatgctatattttaaatctcTATGATAACACCAAAGTATTGTAAAATGATTCATTTGCTTGTCATAAGTGTATGACTTTCCATAACCTCAGTTTCGATAACCTGGAACCATTGAATAAAGGAATACTAAACCACCTATAAGAGATTTCTGAAAGCACAAGAGTTTTCCTCATTTTTTGTACCATTTGTATCAAATGGTTTGCTTCAGGAACTACAAAACATTCTCAtctcaatattttttcatacAAATTAATAGAGCTTGAAAAGAAACAATCGTTACATCACAGATACATAGGTTCTCTCTTTAGTTTCTTAATTGTATCAACATTATACTTCAGCCATTATTTATGAATAAGCGTATTTGTCTTACAATCACTTTAGTGTTCTCAATTTTATCTATAAACATTACATTTATagaaagttaaatatttcctTGAACATCTAACAAGTATATGTAtacataaaaatatatatgtatttttatcattgaTACTGTACATGTTGATCATACGATACAGTGCAAAATAACCCTAATAATTATCAGCAAatcatattatattattttcgtAGACACGAAAAGAATGATTTCTCAAAGATCAAGTAAAACTGTAGTGATTCCATGCAAACTAACCACATTTTTAGTATTGTTTATCACAAACGTAAGATTATCTTGCAACTTCACAGAATAAGGGTAACACACAGTTCCTTTCTCTGCAGTAATCATCTCGTTCCAGCACGACTCAATAAGCAAATTGGCACTTTTGACATTATTTACCAAGAGAATTTTACATTACAAAAGTTTTTGTCCTCTTGTAACACCGTATACACTAAGTTGCCACATATCTTATTAATTCtagtttcatttaatatcattgtTATAGCATATGCAATCGCCTTGAATTTCGTAAACCGTAACTTAACGAGTTGATACTTCAGTAAATAAACTATCTAAAGACGTGCCTTTAGCGATCTCTAGGCATAAACTAAGTGTTATAGCGTAACCTATAATTTACAGTAGTATGATTCTATTATAGTAATGTGTCTTATAAAAATTCTCAATAAACGTCACATTCTTGGCTAGAACCAATAGCCAGAACGCGTATTGATTTTCCTAATATATTTACTTCCATGGATATTCCGTTATTGGAGAATGTTACGTTTACCAGAGAAAAGCTGCAGAGTAAAATAAACTATACGAGGAAGTTCGTGTCTTAAACGATGTATGACATTTCCTAAAAGAGCTTTGTACGAACCGAAAGTGTCTGTTTTGGTGATCCATTCTAGAGACATTCTTCCAGATCTAGATTTGATGTAGGCACGAAGTTCCAAATAAAGACTGCAGGACCCTCGTTTAAGGATCGACGCGAaccttttaaaaattcttcgTTCGAGGCGCGTCGAGCTCAATTTTCTATCCATAGtaataaaacaataacaatatcattaacaataatattaaaattatcacTCGAGGACTACAATTTGTAGACAAAACCCGTAGATAACACTGACAAAGGAGCCAGCAATCGTGAGTGCtccaataataaagattgCGAAAAAACATCCGAATTTGGGTCGTAAAAGTAAGATGGAGTTGATTTACTGAGAAAGCTCAGGGAAGCTGAGGAACTCGAGTATGCAGATTAAAggtaaaaaagaaaaaattaacttgATTAGAAATTAGGAAAACATCACAGTGAGATTGTTAGACCTATTGGTCATTTCTCTTGGGTGCATAGCATCAACTTACGAGACAGCAACACTTGAATATTTCTTGGGTAAGTTATAGaaattttcatatataaTGAGACGATAGATGGCTTTATTTCACAAATTCATTCAACTCTTCCTTTTACATTATGgaataaaaaaagcatCAACAAACAACTCTTTAATTGTTCTTCATTCCTTTCTTCCATACCACTAATCAATCAATAATGTCTTTCGCTAAATTCGTCGCTGCTTTAACTGTTGCTGCCTCTGCTTACGCCTTGTCCGCTGAAGACCAAGTCAGTGAAATGCAAATCATCATGGCTGATGTTAACGCTAACTTGGCTGACTACGTTGGTTTAGTCGCCGACATGGATATCCCAGATGCTTTATTCAACTTATACACTGAAATGGCTACCGCTACTGATGACTCCTACACCAAGGACATGGCTGCTTTGGACATGAACCAAATCTCCGCTATGTTGACTGTTTTACCATGGTACTCTTCTAGATTGGAAGGTAAGGTTGCTCAATTCGGTGAAGCTGCTGCCACCACTAAGGCTGAAGAAACCACTACTTCCAAGGTTGAAACTACCTCTTCCAAGGCTCCAGAAACCACCACCAAGACTGAAGAATCTTCCAAGGCCCCAGAAACCACCACCAAGACTGAAGAATCTTCCAAGGCCCCAGAAACCACCACCAAGACCGAAGAATCTTCCAAGGCTCCAGAAACCACCACCAAGACCGAAGAATCTTCCAAGGCTCCAGAAACCACCACCAAGGCTGAAACCACTGAAGCTCCAGCTACCAAGACTTCTCAATCTACTGTTGCTGCTATCTCTCAAATCACTGATGGTCAAATCCAAGCTACTGTTGAACAACAAACCGAAAACGGTGCCGCTAAGATGGTTGCTGGTTTAGGTGCTGGTgttgctgctgctgctgctttattattataagtTTGATATAagattttcattttatatttttcttttaattctaagTTTTTAAGCagattaatttaaaatatatattaaaatatatattttaaaatcttccTCTTCACAAATATCATATTTTAACattcaatatctttatatactttatattatctttataCCAAATTAACACGTTCTAGATATGCTTTTACAGTTTCAAATGTTTaggaaaatgaaatattttcaatttgcAATCAAGTTCAAATTAAGTTCGTCTCAAACCTCTTCCAAACCATTTCCGAAAGAGATTTGTTAACTCTTAAcattatacttttttacTAAAAAACATTTTCCTAAACTATAATTGAATACAATAGTAAAACATTAATATGGCAaagttattaaatattcaaggTTATGAAACaatccaaaaaataaaaatcgCTAAATAGATTCACAAACTTCAAAGCTACTGATGTAGAACCTAAATTCTATCCAAGATACACCTACTAGGTACAGCGCTACATTAACGATAGAATATCATTTTAACCAATCCCTAATATGCTTGACATCCTTACAACTTGTTGCATCTATTAAGATATGCCATAGATCCTTGCACAATTATCTATCAAGTGACTGACTTCATCCGTTGCGAAGGACTCagtaattataatttgtCATAACTTTTCCTACATTAGAAATTCACTTAACACCTATTACTCCTAACATAAATTAACTTCTTAACATCCATAGCTATTATAGTATCTATTAATCAAAATTGCACCTTTTAAAATGCCAACAACGTACTAAAGACTAAAATATATGTTATACCTATTAAATAACAGTTCCTATTTTGGCAAGGCAAGATTTAAACATCAACTATTTTAGTTGCCTTCAAATTTTTGGGGCCTACGCCATATTAGTTCCTGCAGCTCTTTCTTAGGCGACAGAGGggacaaaaataaaactacaAAAGACCCCGCGTATTTTGTCTACCATAATTTTCACAATTCGAGTCTTAACTGAGACAACGCAAAGCCTACAAGACTCGGTTCTGGCCCCGATCTTTCGGTTCACAAGAATTCTCGTATAATGGTAAAAAAGATGcatcatatttttcatctcaatagaattgatatttttcgattaaaattttcttcaaaaattataaacatTTAAAGATCTTTTGAGTACGAAATTCGACCATCACTTAAAAGATTTCCGAAAGAGGAATTCCACTTGGCAACTATTGTGTGAACTTAGAACTTCAAGCATAACAAAATTAGTGtctattgttattatttttctactTTTTGTTAACAGACTTATTTCTAAGCTTATCTAGCAGAAGGACAAATGGTTTTCACAGTAAGCTGTTGTCTATACACAAGTTACTCTGTGATGGTTTTCTGCCTGGAAGAATAAGCAGACTTGTTTATATGCCTCaatgttttttattattatttttctcatAACAATCGAGCAGATTCTTCCTATTTCATGAACAGGGAAACATTTGTTATTAACATTGGGGTttgcaatttttttatggACGCATTCTCTTTGTCACAcagtttatatatatatatatatatgtgtcTATATggcattattatattaattgtaTATTACTTTCTTGTGTCTTATTATTCTCTGCTTCAAAtgttaatttaataagCTTAAACGCAAAATCATCAACGCCTGAAAAATGTCTATCACTAAAGTTGTTTCTTTATTAGCTGCTATTACTGCCATCGCCAACGCTGATGGTGACAGAGAAGCCGCCATGATTTCCATGCAAGTTTACATGAACGATATTGGTTCTCACATGAAAGAATATTTGTCCATGGAAAAAGCTAATCCAGAACAATCTA
This genomic stretch from Henningerozyma blattae CBS 6284 chromosome 1, complete genome harbors:
- the TBLA0A01100 gene encoding uncharacterized protein (similar to Saccharomyces cerevisiae DJP1 (YIR004W); ancestral locus Anc_7.157), whose product is MVVNTEYYDLLGVEPNSTDIEIKKAYRKKSIKLHPDKNPNNPDATKKFQAISEAYQVLSDKNLRSNYDKFGKDKAIPKGGFEDANEQFTAMFGGEAFKDYIGELTLLTDLQKQEEFESSANDEKNTDNKETTKEQSAKVSEEQTGTSEPNKQHNMEPSNEKKFINNTTSETSNNTTDPQIDVQKEKKKTKVEEFEDEQKLKKKKIIEELSIKLIEKLSILTDPLESSDTKIDLKSQFIEKFGNEANLLKMESFGLKILHTVGYIYCQRARLFLGSQTYHGYGGIMYSIKSKLDVVMDTLYTVSAALDAQSTMKELEAYKQSNESNEPAFDEHGNALPKPTVDEMAKFEHTLMGKVITAAWCGSKFEIVSTLKSVCDKILYNKEVPLEKRIERAKALELLGDIFQKSFRTKSEQEEAQIFEELVAEVSAKKPKTA
- the TBLA0A01110 gene encoding uncharacterized protein, which translates into the protein MSFAKFVAALTVAASAYALSAEDQVSEMQIIMADVNANLADYVGLVADMDIPDALFNLYTEMATATDDSYTKDMAALDMNQISAMLTVLPWYSSRLEGKVAQFGEAAATTKAEETTTSKVETTSSKAPETTTKTEESSKAPETTTKTEESSKAPETTTKTEESSKAPETTTKTEESSKAPETTTKAETTEAPATKTSQSTVAAISQITDGQIQATVEQQTENGAAKMVAGLGAGVAAAAALLL